A genome region from Triticum aestivum cultivar Chinese Spring chromosome 2B, IWGSC CS RefSeq v2.1, whole genome shotgun sequence includes the following:
- the LOC123044122 gene encoding uncharacterized protein — MDFDFDCAAASPGGQWMGETASRRRQRRLSSSSLRAYLTPAFDAVAAGGKGGISPSSYSSGGLELGFDASLLRLRRTCFSANAELDSRRLLYSPQSPPQQQQQARPRPVYAMADHEAAYLYAPKRQAGGLTGAPGFPELKQTFSNFRSPDGAVIPGNMPDLLSTPKPGSTTPSRQAMSAAAQPTEEEEDLIAEALYGHSGRRRLPIFREICPE, encoded by the exons ATGGACTTCGACTTCgactgcgccgccgcctcgcccggcgGCCAGTGGATGGGCGAGACGGCGTCGCGGCGCCGGCAGCGCCGCCTCTCGTCCTCGTCGCTGAGGGCGTACCTCACCCCGGccttcgacgccgtcgccgccggcggcaAGGGGGGCATCTCCCCTTCCTCGTATTCGTCGGGCGGGCTGGAGCTCGGGTTCGACGCgtccctcctccgcctccgccgcacCTGCTTCTCCGCCAACGCGGAGCTGGACAGCCGCCGCCTCCTCTACTCGCCGcagtcgccgccgcagcagcagcagcaggcgcgGCCGCGGCCGGTGTACGCGATGGCGGACCATGAGGCGGCCTACCTCTACGCGCCGAAACGTCAG GCTGGCGGGCTCACTGGCGCTCCAGGTTTCCCCGAACTCAAGCAGACATTTTCCAACTTCCGATCACCAGATGGTGCCGTCATCCCAGGAAACATGCCGGACCTTCTGTCGACACCGAAACCCGGTTCAACGACACCTTCAAGGCAGGCGATGTCTGCAGCAGCACAGCcaacagaggaggaagaagacctgATAGCCGAGGCCCTCTACGGGCACAGCGGCCGCCGCCGGCTGCCCATCTTCAGGGAAATCTGCCCGGAATGA